One genomic region from Myripristis murdjan chromosome 7, fMyrMur1.1, whole genome shotgun sequence encodes:
- the hipk1a gene encoding homeodomain-interacting protein kinase 1 isoform X4 yields MSTRRRHIQSSNTDMASQLQVFSSPSVSSSAYSRSKRLKVENPAWDVTNQLGDNAYYQQSPNQGSAPSTSGSNFNPVYNSNQVHPPTAGSREQTVVRAADSTGSLRGPPSSSSSSSSSSRRVKDAESSSQPCDLYHKQYSLKRKSEEVDSSDSVQILEELSAPVVSNRTGGGGGTTTAQSIAHSTSTTKSSNSHSEGDYQLVQHEILCSVSNSYEVLEFLGRGTFGQVAKCWKRGTNEIVAIKILKNHPSYARQGQIEVSILSRLSTENADEFNFVRSYECFQHKNHTCLVFEMLEQNLYDFLKHSKFSPLLLKSIRPVLQQVATALMKLKSLGLIHADLKPENIMLVDPLRQPYRVKVIDFGSASHVSKAVCSTYLQSRYYRAPEIILGLPFCEAIDMWSLGCVIAELFLGWPLYPGASEYDQIRYISQTQGLPAEYLLSAGTKTSRFFNRGPDSSYPLWRLKTPAEHEAEMGIKSKEARKYIFNCLDDMMQVNMTSLEGTDILAEKADRREFIDLLKKMLTLDADKRITPMKTLNHPFVTMTHLLHFPHSSHVKSCFQNMDICKRRCSAFENGKNLFASNNTPSAATNLTVTFSSQLNQHNQMASTGGQSLSLSSNVPLLNYQPGLYQQATINIPGLAQQSVPLQTRPTQLCAQTEPFQQTLIVCPPTIQGLQTSNKHSGYPVRMDNSVPLVPQNQSSQPLHIQPGMLAQQGWPAGTQQILIPSTWQQMPGMAIHNPGQAVVPDSPMGAPISDSQQTSSWRGRHGSQYDSLSQQESGAGRHVSSQSHNSGAAHSRSQQGKRSKARHADSRARPVSSLQSATTVVHNSPTLAGDQSQPIVISDTPSPAVSIITIHSDSEDEDDRKFPAACSGTSQRTNVISCVTVHDSHDSDSSTSSPLSPKASSQPIKSLAIIMPSVKSQPGENTTHKAPAAPDQATSGSGKSKRVSAQQSSRSGDSSTERHPRAASSRSQPLNLSQVQQSVMSSSHDQTGSSSTLRRQPTYPPPVSSHSSYRLHETSLFSSTPNLYAYPASAALASVSQAVDQMQGGSSRHSRASGAYSSLGLLQKNSSLALAGPAPGQYSHHHQQQQQQQQQPQQLGGQTFHRSNANYQRKLNQYPYL; encoded by the exons ATGTCAACTCGACGACGGCACATTCAGTCATCAAACACAG ACATGGCCAGCCAGCTCCAGGtgttctcctccccctctgtgtCCTCCAGTGCCTACTCTCGTTCAAAGAGGCTCAAGGTGGAGAACCCTGCCTGGGATGTCACCAACCAGCTGGGAGACAATGCTTACTACCAACAGAGCCCCAATCAGGGATCTGCCCCCTCCACATCTGGGTCCAACTTCAACCCGGTGTACAACTCCAACCAGGTGCACCCGCCCACAGCGGGCTCCCGGGAGCAGACGGTGGTGCGGGCGGCAGACAGCACAGGCAGCCTCCGCGGGCCGCCCTcgtcgtcgtcctcctcctcctcctccagccgtCGCGTCAAGGATGCGGAGTCCTCCTCGCAGCCGTGTGACCTCTACCACAAGCAGTACAGCTTGAAGAGGAAGAGCGAGGAGGTGGACAGCAGCGACAGCGTGCAGATACTGGAGGAACTGTCAGCCCCCGTGGTGTCGAACCGCACCGGAGGCGGAGGGGGAACCACCACAGCACAGTCCATAGCACATTCCACGTCCACCACCAAGAGCAGCAACTCCCACAGCGAGGGGGACTACCAGCTGGTGCAGCATGAGATCCTGTGCTCGGTGTCCAACAGCTACGAGGTGCTGGAGTTCCTGGGTCGTGGCACCTTTGGCCAGGTGGCAAAATGCTGGAAGCGTGGCACAAACGAGATAGTGGCAATTAAAATCTTGAAGAACCATCCCTCGTATGCTCGGCAAGGTCAAATAGAA GTGAGCATTCTGAGCAGGCTTAGCACAGAGAACGCCGATGAATTCAACTTTGTCCGTTCGTACGAGTGTTTCCAGCATAAGAACCACACGTGCCTTGTGTTCGAGATGCTGGAGCAGAACCTTTACGACTTCCTGAAGCACAGCAAGTTCAGCCCCCTGCTGCTCAAGTCCATACGGCCCGTGCTGCAGCAGGTAGCCACGGCGCTGATGAAGCTGAAAAGCTTGGGCTTGATCCATGCCGACCTGAAGCCTGAAAACATTATGCTGGTGGACCCTCTGAGGCAGCCGTACAGGGTGAAAGTCATTGATTTTGGCTCAGCCAGCCACGTGTCCAAAGCCGTTTGCTCCACCTATCTGCAGTCACGGTACTACAG AGCGCCAGAGATCATTCTGGGCCTTCCTTTCTGCGAAGCGATCGACATGTGGTCTTTAGGATGTGTCATCGCTGAACTGTTCTTGGGATGGCCGCTCTATCCTGGTGCCTCAGAGTACGATCAG ATTCGCTATATTTCCCAGACACAGGGTCTTCCTGCAGAGTATTTGCTGAGTGCAGGAACAAAGACCAGCCGCTTTTTCAACAGAGGCCCCGATTCAAGCTATCCTCTCTGGAGACTCAAA ACACCTGCAGAGCATGAGGCAGAGATGGGAATTAAGTCAAAGGAGGCAAGGAAATACATCTTCAACTGTCTAGATGATATGATGCAG GTGAACATGACAAGCCTAGAGGGGACGGACATCCTGGCAGAGAAGGCTGACCGGCGGGAGTTCATAGACCTGCTGAAGAAGATGCTGACGCTGGACGCAGACAAGCGCATCACGCCCATGAAGACCCTCAACCACCCGTTTGTCACCATGACCCACCTGCTGCACTTCCCTCACAGCTCACA TGTGAAGTCCTGCTTTCAAAATATGGATATATGCAAACGCAGATGTAGCGCCTTTGAGAATGGCAAAAATTTGTTTGCCAGTAACAACACCCCCAGCGCAGCCACCAACCTCACTGTAACTTTCAGCAGCCAACTAAACCAGCACAACCAG ATGGCCTCTACAGGCGGTCAGTCCCTGTCCCTGAGCAGTAACGTCCCACTGCTGAACTACCAGCCTGGCCTCTACCAGCAGGCCACCATAAACATCCCTGGTCTGGCCCAGCAGAGTGTGCCCCTGCAGACCAGACCCACCCAGCTTTGTGCCCAGACTGAGCCCTTCCAGCAAACACTCATCGTTTGCCCACCCACCATCCAGG GTCTTCAAACGTCCAATAAGCACTCTGGCTACCCAGTGAGGATGGACAACTCGGTGCCCTTAGTTCCGCAGAACCAGTCCTCCCAGCCTCTCCACATTCAGCCTGGCATGCTGGCACAG CAGGGCTGGCCAGCAGGCACTCAGCAGATCCTCATCCCGTCCACATGGCAGCAGATGCCAGGAATGGCCATCCATAATCCTGGGCAGGCTGTAGTTCCTGACTCACCCATGGGTGCCCCCATCTCTGACAGCCAGCAGACGTCCAGCTGGAG GGGTCGTCATGGCAGCCAGTATGATAGCCTCAGCCAGCAGGAGTCTGGTGCGGGCCGGCATGTCTCCTCCCAAAGCCACAACTCAGGAGCAGCTCACTCTAGATCCCAACAGGGCAAGAGATCCAAGGCTCGTCATGCTGACAGCAGAGCGAG GCCTGTGTCATCGCTGCAGTCAGCTACCACTGTGGTGCACAACTCTCCCACCTTGGCTGGCGACCAGTCTCAGCCCATCGTCATCTCCGACACCCCTAGTCCTGCTGTCAGCATAATCACCATTCACAGTGACTCAGAGGATGAAGATGACAGGAAGTTCCCAGCTGCCTG CTCTGGAACGAGCCAGCGGACCAATGTGATTAGCTGTGTGACGGTGCACGACTCCCATGACTCGGACTCGTCAACCAGCAGCCCTCTGAGCCCGAAGGCCAGCTCACAGCCCATCAAGTCTCTGGCCATCATCATGCCGTCGGTGAAGAGCCAGCCTGGGGAAAATACAACTCACAAGGCCCCGGCAGCACCAG ATCAAGCTACAAGTGGCTCTGGAAAGTCAAAGAGGGTGTCAGCTCAGCAGTCCAGTCGGTCAGGAGATTCCAGCACCGAACGGCATCCGCGGGCTGCATCCAGCAGATCTCAGCCTCTTAACCTGAGCCAG GTGCAACAgtctgtgatgtcatcatcacACGACCAAACAGGAAGCAGTAGTACCCTGAGGAGGCAGCCGACATAcccccctcctgtctcctcccacTCGTCCTACCGGCTTCATGAGACCTCTCTCTTCAGCTCCACCCCGAACCTGTATGCCTACCCGGCGTCCGCCGCCCTGGCTTCTGTGTCCCAAGCCGTGGACCAGATGCAAGGGGGCTCGTCCCGCCACAGTAGAGCCAGTGGTGCTTACTCCTCCCTGGGGCTGCTCCAGAAGAACAGCAGCTTGGCCCTGGCGGGTCCTGCTCCGGGACAGTacagccaccaccaccaacaacagcagcaacagcagcagcagccgcagcagctgGGAGGACAAACTTTCCACCGATCCAATGCTAACTACCAGCGAAAACTCAACCAGTACCCCTACCTGTGA
- the hipk1a gene encoding homeodomain-interacting protein kinase 1 isoform X1 — MSTRRRHIQSSNTDMASQLQVFSSPSVSSSAYSRSKRLKVENPAWDVTNQLGDNAYYQQSPNQGSAPSTSGSNFNPVYNSNQVHPPTAGSREQTVVRAADSTGSLRGPPSSSSSSSSSSRRVKDAESSSQPCDLYHKQYSLKRKSEEVDSSDSVQILEELSAPVVSNRTGGGGGTTTAQSIAHSTSTTKSSNSHSEGDYQLVQHEILCSVSNSYEVLEFLGRGTFGQVAKCWKRGTNEIVAIKILKNHPSYARQGQIEVSILSRLSTENADEFNFVRSYECFQHKNHTCLVFEMLEQNLYDFLKHSKFSPLLLKSIRPVLQQVATALMKLKSLGLIHADLKPENIMLVDPLRQPYRVKVIDFGSASHVSKAVCSTYLQSRYYRAPEIILGLPFCEAIDMWSLGCVIAELFLGWPLYPGASEYDQIRYISQTQGLPAEYLLSAGTKTSRFFNRGPDSSYPLWRLKTPAEHEAEMGIKSKEARKYIFNCLDDMMQVNMTSLEGTDILAEKADRREFIDLLKKMLTLDADKRITPMKTLNHPFVTMTHLLHFPHSSHVKSCFQNMDICKRRCSAFENGKNLFASNNTPSAATNLTVTFSSQLNQHNQMASTGGQSLSLSSNVPLLNYQPGLYQQATINIPGLAQQSVPLQTRPTQLCAQTEPFQQTLIVCPPTIQGLQTSNKHSGYPVRMDNSVPLVPQNQSSQPLHIQPGMLAQASFNPLMVASLFAPVAGMPPLGSVPLALGCGAGSPGSLLDQNASMLQGWPAGTQQILIPSTWQQMPGMAIHNPGQAVVPDSPMGAPISDSQQTSSWRGRHGSQYDSLSQQESGAGRHVSSQSHNSGAAHSRSQQGKRSKARHADSRARPVSSLQSATTVVHNSPTLAGDQSQPIVISDTPSPAVSIITIHSDSEDEDDRKFPAACSGTSQRTNVISCVTVHDSHDSDSSTSSPLSPKASSQPIKSLAIIMPSVKSQPGENTTHKAPAAPADQATSGSGKSKRVSAQQSSRSGDSSTERHPRAASSRSQPLNLSQVQQSVMSSSHDQTGSSSTLRRQPTYPPPVSSHSSYRLHETSLFSSTPNLYAYPASAALASVSQAVDQMQGGSSRHSRASGAYSSLGLLQKNSSLALAGPAPGQYSHHHQQQQQQQQQPQQLGGQTFHRSNANYQRKLNQYPYL, encoded by the exons ATGTCAACTCGACGACGGCACATTCAGTCATCAAACACAG ACATGGCCAGCCAGCTCCAGGtgttctcctccccctctgtgtCCTCCAGTGCCTACTCTCGTTCAAAGAGGCTCAAGGTGGAGAACCCTGCCTGGGATGTCACCAACCAGCTGGGAGACAATGCTTACTACCAACAGAGCCCCAATCAGGGATCTGCCCCCTCCACATCTGGGTCCAACTTCAACCCGGTGTACAACTCCAACCAGGTGCACCCGCCCACAGCGGGCTCCCGGGAGCAGACGGTGGTGCGGGCGGCAGACAGCACAGGCAGCCTCCGCGGGCCGCCCTcgtcgtcgtcctcctcctcctcctccagccgtCGCGTCAAGGATGCGGAGTCCTCCTCGCAGCCGTGTGACCTCTACCACAAGCAGTACAGCTTGAAGAGGAAGAGCGAGGAGGTGGACAGCAGCGACAGCGTGCAGATACTGGAGGAACTGTCAGCCCCCGTGGTGTCGAACCGCACCGGAGGCGGAGGGGGAACCACCACAGCACAGTCCATAGCACATTCCACGTCCACCACCAAGAGCAGCAACTCCCACAGCGAGGGGGACTACCAGCTGGTGCAGCATGAGATCCTGTGCTCGGTGTCCAACAGCTACGAGGTGCTGGAGTTCCTGGGTCGTGGCACCTTTGGCCAGGTGGCAAAATGCTGGAAGCGTGGCACAAACGAGATAGTGGCAATTAAAATCTTGAAGAACCATCCCTCGTATGCTCGGCAAGGTCAAATAGAA GTGAGCATTCTGAGCAGGCTTAGCACAGAGAACGCCGATGAATTCAACTTTGTCCGTTCGTACGAGTGTTTCCAGCATAAGAACCACACGTGCCTTGTGTTCGAGATGCTGGAGCAGAACCTTTACGACTTCCTGAAGCACAGCAAGTTCAGCCCCCTGCTGCTCAAGTCCATACGGCCCGTGCTGCAGCAGGTAGCCACGGCGCTGATGAAGCTGAAAAGCTTGGGCTTGATCCATGCCGACCTGAAGCCTGAAAACATTATGCTGGTGGACCCTCTGAGGCAGCCGTACAGGGTGAAAGTCATTGATTTTGGCTCAGCCAGCCACGTGTCCAAAGCCGTTTGCTCCACCTATCTGCAGTCACGGTACTACAG AGCGCCAGAGATCATTCTGGGCCTTCCTTTCTGCGAAGCGATCGACATGTGGTCTTTAGGATGTGTCATCGCTGAACTGTTCTTGGGATGGCCGCTCTATCCTGGTGCCTCAGAGTACGATCAG ATTCGCTATATTTCCCAGACACAGGGTCTTCCTGCAGAGTATTTGCTGAGTGCAGGAACAAAGACCAGCCGCTTTTTCAACAGAGGCCCCGATTCAAGCTATCCTCTCTGGAGACTCAAA ACACCTGCAGAGCATGAGGCAGAGATGGGAATTAAGTCAAAGGAGGCAAGGAAATACATCTTCAACTGTCTAGATGATATGATGCAG GTGAACATGACAAGCCTAGAGGGGACGGACATCCTGGCAGAGAAGGCTGACCGGCGGGAGTTCATAGACCTGCTGAAGAAGATGCTGACGCTGGACGCAGACAAGCGCATCACGCCCATGAAGACCCTCAACCACCCGTTTGTCACCATGACCCACCTGCTGCACTTCCCTCACAGCTCACA TGTGAAGTCCTGCTTTCAAAATATGGATATATGCAAACGCAGATGTAGCGCCTTTGAGAATGGCAAAAATTTGTTTGCCAGTAACAACACCCCCAGCGCAGCCACCAACCTCACTGTAACTTTCAGCAGCCAACTAAACCAGCACAACCAG ATGGCCTCTACAGGCGGTCAGTCCCTGTCCCTGAGCAGTAACGTCCCACTGCTGAACTACCAGCCTGGCCTCTACCAGCAGGCCACCATAAACATCCCTGGTCTGGCCCAGCAGAGTGTGCCCCTGCAGACCAGACCCACCCAGCTTTGTGCCCAGACTGAGCCCTTCCAGCAAACACTCATCGTTTGCCCACCCACCATCCAGG GTCTTCAAACGTCCAATAAGCACTCTGGCTACCCAGTGAGGATGGACAACTCGGTGCCCTTAGTTCCGCAGAACCAGTCCTCCCAGCCTCTCCACATTCAGCCTGGCATGCTGGCACAG GCATCCTTCAACCCCCTGATGGTAGCCAGCCTGTTTGCCCCAGTGGCAGGAATGCCACCCTTAGGCTCGGTCCCTCTGGCACTGGGCTGTGGGGCTGGAAGCCCTGGCAGCTTACTGGATCAAAATGCCTCCATGCTG CAGGGCTGGCCAGCAGGCACTCAGCAGATCCTCATCCCGTCCACATGGCAGCAGATGCCAGGAATGGCCATCCATAATCCTGGGCAGGCTGTAGTTCCTGACTCACCCATGGGTGCCCCCATCTCTGACAGCCAGCAGACGTCCAGCTGGAG GGGTCGTCATGGCAGCCAGTATGATAGCCTCAGCCAGCAGGAGTCTGGTGCGGGCCGGCATGTCTCCTCCCAAAGCCACAACTCAGGAGCAGCTCACTCTAGATCCCAACAGGGCAAGAGATCCAAGGCTCGTCATGCTGACAGCAGAGCGAG GCCTGTGTCATCGCTGCAGTCAGCTACCACTGTGGTGCACAACTCTCCCACCTTGGCTGGCGACCAGTCTCAGCCCATCGTCATCTCCGACACCCCTAGTCCTGCTGTCAGCATAATCACCATTCACAGTGACTCAGAGGATGAAGATGACAGGAAGTTCCCAGCTGCCTG CTCTGGAACGAGCCAGCGGACCAATGTGATTAGCTGTGTGACGGTGCACGACTCCCATGACTCGGACTCGTCAACCAGCAGCCCTCTGAGCCCGAAGGCCAGCTCACAGCCCATCAAGTCTCTGGCCATCATCATGCCGTCGGTGAAGAGCCAGCCTGGGGAAAATACAACTCACAAGGCCCCGGCAGCACCAG CAGATCAAGCTACAAGTGGCTCTGGAAAGTCAAAGAGGGTGTCAGCTCAGCAGTCCAGTCGGTCAGGAGATTCCAGCACCGAACGGCATCCGCGGGCTGCATCCAGCAGATCTCAGCCTCTTAACCTGAGCCAG GTGCAACAgtctgtgatgtcatcatcacACGACCAAACAGGAAGCAGTAGTACCCTGAGGAGGCAGCCGACATAcccccctcctgtctcctcccacTCGTCCTACCGGCTTCATGAGACCTCTCTCTTCAGCTCCACCCCGAACCTGTATGCCTACCCGGCGTCCGCCGCCCTGGCTTCTGTGTCCCAAGCCGTGGACCAGATGCAAGGGGGCTCGTCCCGCCACAGTAGAGCCAGTGGTGCTTACTCCTCCCTGGGGCTGCTCCAGAAGAACAGCAGCTTGGCCCTGGCGGGTCCTGCTCCGGGACAGTacagccaccaccaccaacaacagcagcaacagcagcagcagccgcagcagctgGGAGGACAAACTTTCCACCGATCCAATGCTAACTACCAGCGAAAACTCAACCAGTACCCCTACCTGTGA